The following DNA comes from Thermococcus piezophilus.
CCTTTTTAGAATTCCTCTTCTATACAGCTTCAGGACGTGCTCCCTGACCGAGCGTTCGCTTATTCCGAGCTCCCTCTGTATTTCAGTTATTCTCATTGGCTCCCTTTTCTCAAGCAGGAGGCGGTATATTCTCAGTTCCGTCTTCTTGATACCCATTGAGCGCAGCAGTGCCTCGAGCTTCTCATAGACGTCGCTCATCTCCCCCACCTGATGTACTCTCATCTTACCTATGAAAAGTTGTTTTCATACTCATTAATAAAGTTTGTCCTACTGGAAGGAAACTTCGCCTATGTAGAGTCCGTCGGGTAAAAAAGCCTTTCCCTTCTTTGCATTTCTCAAGAAGGGGACTATCTTAATACCTTCCCTCGCGTCAAAGCCCTCTAGGTATGGATTTACAGAGGGCAGGATTAGGAACTTCTCCACCCTCAAGAAACATTTGGTTTTTCTGAGGACTCTACCCCCCTTGATGCCACAAGCGGGATGTATGTGGCCGAGGTAGGCCTCAACGAACTCCACCTCTGGCAGGTTTGTGTGCCCGTGGAGTAAAAGGAGGCCGTCAATGACGAGGTGGTCAACGACATTGATGTTTGGAAACTTCCTGGCAACTTCTTCTATGCGCCCGTCGTGATTGCCTTTGGTTATTACAGTTGGAACCTCTCTCAGCTCGGAAAAGAACCCAATCAACAGGCGCTTCATCGTGAAACTAAGTCCAATGGGCTCTTTGACATCTCCCAGGAGTATCAGCAGGTCAGGGTCTCTCTCCTTTATGAACTCGGCGAGCCTCTCTTCGAAGTGAGTCCTTATTCTCAACCCGCGGGAAAGCTCAAACCCCATGTGTGCATCGGCCAGGAGGAGGGTCTTCCCCATTGAGGTTTTAAGCTCGAGTGAAAGCCTCTCGAAGGCATCGAAAAAGTCCATAGCACCACCAAAAAGCAAATCGATAGAAAAGGAGAGGAGGGTTATCAGATGAGTCCGCGTTCCTTTCTCCTCTGCCTCTTGAGGCGCCTGATCCTCTTCTTAATCCACTTCCACCTCATCCTTCCTTTCTTCTTCCACTTCCTGGGTCTCCTCTTCATGAGCATCACCCCTGAGCTTTAACTCCACCCTTAGCTCCAGCGGCTCCTTTTTAAGCTTTTCCGTGGGGAAAGGTTAGCTCCCTTTGGACGGTCGAAAAGATGCACCAACGCTCTAACCTGCCCGAAAAGCCGATAGAGGATGGGTTCTTGTTTTCCAATTTTTCCAGAATGTGTGGGGCTTTTATATTTTATCTGTAGCCTGTTATTGGTCTTTAGGCTGAATGCGTTGTCAACTATATAGCAATTGTCTATATTGATCTTGTAAGATGGAGTAGATTAAATATGACTGTTTTCAAGTTTGAAACACTTCTCCATTAACCTTATCTACTTCTCCGGATAAAATCCCACGGTGGTGGTATGAGGGTCGCCTATGTCCAGATGGAGCCGAAGCTTTTGGAACCTGAGAAAAACTACTCCAAAGCGGAGAGGCTTATAAAAGAGGCCGCCAAGGAAGGGGCGAAGCTGGTGGTCCTCCCTGAGCTCTTCGACACCGGCTACAACTTTGAGAGCAGGGACGAGGTGGAGAGCGTCGCCGGCCAGATTCCGGACGGAGAAACCACTGAGTTTCTTGTTGAGCTTTCCAGGGATCTTGAGGTCTTCATCGTCGCGGGAACTGCAGAGAAAGATGAGAAAGGAAGGCTCTACAATTCCGCAGTAATAGTTGGCCCGATAGGCTGGGGCTATATCGGGAAGTACCACAAGGTTCACCTCTTCTACCGCGAGAAGCTCTTCTTCGAGTCCGGAAACCTCGGCTTCCACGTTTTCAATATCGGCATCGTAAAGGTCGGAGTTATGATATGCTTTGACTGGTTCTTCCCAGAATCGGCAAGAACGCTCGCTCTGAAGGGAGCGGAGATAATAGCCCACCCGAGCAACCTCGTTATGCCTTATGCGCCGAGGGCCATGCCAATCAGGGCCTTGGAGAATCGCGTTTACACTATAACCGCTAATCGCATAGGCGAGGAGCGGGGCCTTAGGTTCATAGGCAAGAGCACAATAGCCTCACCGAAGGCCGAAGTTTTGGCGGTAGGAAGTGGGGATAGGGAAGAGATTGGTGTCGTCGAGATTGACCTGAACCTCACCAGGGACAAGAGGCTCAATGAGCTCAACGACATATTCAAGGACAGGCGGCCCGAGTTTTATTTTGTATGAGCCGATGTCTTTCAGCTTTCATTTGTTTTACCTTGCTTTGTCGGTCGGGTGATGCAGGCCTCTGGCAGATGTTGTAGTAATGACACTTGTAACGATAGTATCCTAGGGAGTAAGCAATTGGTCTTGACGGATTTTTCATTAAAGCCGTTGTTCTTTTTGTAATTCACAATGGGCATAGAAGAACTTGGAGAAACAGCATAAAAGACTGTGGATTGCACAGCTTTTTGGCGATTGTGCTATTTTTCGAAAGAGTTTTAAAAAATAAGGCCTTAAATGAAAGCTGGTGCTGAAAATGAGGAGACTAATCCTCCCTGAAGTGTTGCTTGTGATTGCAGTGGTGGTTGGTTTTGTTGCACAGGCGGCACTCCTGCCGGCCAACTACGTTTATGAGAAAAGCTATGTTTGTCCCAATCACATCCAGGCCGAATTCATTCCAGCCAACACCTCCGTCACTGGGTACATCAGGGCAGAACATCCATTTTCGGCTTACGTGATTATCTCGGATTCTGGCTATTTTGGGGAGTTTGATCCTTCGAGTGCTGTGATGATGTGGGAGAATGTAACTGCAGTAGAGCTTGACTTCCAGGCTCCTGGGGAGGATTGTTACCTCGTCATAAAGAACGGAAATACAAGTCAGATAGTGGAGATAGAATTTAAAGCGGAGCACTGAGGCATTTAGGATAAATCAAGTCAAAAAGCGCTGAATACTTCCCTGGCGATATTCCTCCTCGGCCTTCTGAAGTAGAGCAGGTGGGAAACACCGTTGATCCCATGTTCGTTTATTGTGATGAGCTTCCATTCCCTGAAGAAAACGCTCCCGATGGCCAGCTGCGACGCAACGTCCCAGAGCCTGTACCCATCTTCGGTAATCTTCTCGAAGCCCGGTAGCTTGTAGTATGTCCTCCTGAAGTGCCCCTCTTGAGGTTGTAGCCTTCGTGAACTGAGACTATGGTGTGGTCCTCCGTTTTAGATTCGACGAGGAAGTCTTTGTAACCTATATTGTATAGGATTCCGTAAACCCTGTCCGTTTCTTTTATGACGAAAATTCCATCTTCGTTCAGGCTCAGGGTAACGTTTGCGAATATTCTTACGGCATCGAAGGGGTCGAAGTGTGGCATTGTGAGTCCCCAGAGTAAGGCCAGGCCGTGCTCTCCTACGAGCTTTGAAACTTCCCTCACATATCCAGTGATGAGCTTAAGCTCTAGACTTATCCCCGCTATCTCGAGCCACTTCCTGGCCTTCTTAAGGTCCTCATTCCTTGCGTCCAGAACCGTCAGCAGGGGAGCATTAGTGGCTTTGGCAGTGGCCGCTCCGGCAATTCCCGTACCGGCGCAGAAGTCGAGCACTCTAGGCTCTTCCGGCAGGAGTTCCTCCATGAATTCAAAGACCTTTGCTATCCCCTAGAACCTCTCCACGGCTCTTTCGTCATCGGGCTACGTTCTCCAACGAAGGTAGCGGTAGAGCTCCTCGAGGAACATGATATCACCACAGCCAATAATACATGAAGTTATTTAAATCCGTTGAAAGCCTGAAGAGTTAAAGCCTTTGAGAGCTGACTACTCATACCCTTCCTCCTCAGCTCTCAGCAGGGAGCGGAACATTTCAATGAACATAAGGGGGATTAATATCAGGGCAAAGAGAACCCCAACCTCTGTTCCGGCTTCAAAAAAGGTTAGCACTCCAGACATAACGCAGAGGAACGTCAGAAATGTCATGAACTCAGCACTGGCCTTTGCCAGCTTATCTGTGAAATTCGGTGAAATCTGGAGGATGAGCGGTTTTCCTGAGAAGACGTCATGAAGAGCATGAATAACATTATCAGAAGCAGTTCCCAGGGAGCTTTACCAAGAAGGGGGTGATAAGCTGTTATCATGATTGTCTGGGCGTAAAGGTACTGTTCTTATATCGGGCAGTTCTATAATCTTTTTAGGCTTTTCTAGGGCTTTTTCACTGAGTTCCTCCTTCTCGTAGGCTTCCTTCGCGAGCAAGTAGGCAACCCCCGAGATTACCGCGATTCCAAGGAGAAAAACGACTATCGGCCAGGTAGTGCTTAGGAAAGGGCTTATGACTATTATCGCGACCCCAAAAAGGGTTAGGGCCACCCGCCGAAGGCGTTGGCCTTTCCCCCGGCTTCCCGCCAGAGGAAGGTGTAGCCGATGCGGAAGCATATTACATAGTTTGGTTCGTTTCTGTAGTGATATGTGAGCAGGCCGCCTAGGAAGAGACTGTAGAGGAATCTAAGGAGCGGATAGGGCTCCATTGCATCACTTCGCCGAGAGAAGCCTGCAAATTTCAAAGAGCATCCCCGCCAGCACCGGGAAAGCGGCGTAGCTGACGTATATCCCAGGAATCAGGACCACGTTGTAGAGCAGCGCGATAGTATACACGGGTGTTGTGGTCATGTTCAGTACCGTCATGAACTCGGCGAAGCGCTTAGACCTATTGGGCAGAATAAAGAATCCTCTGCTGGTGAAGAGCGGGCTCTTGGCAAAGTACGTCATTGTAAAGAAGAATCCCCACACTAACAGAGGTATGGCGAGAATTCCAGTGACCTTGTCCGCAAAGCCGTCTGGCTGACCGTTCAGGTTGAAGTGTATTGCAACTGTGTCCGGAATTCTCTCCCAGAGAAAAGCGGTGAGGATGAAGTATATGACCAGAACCGCGAGATGGATGGTGAGGTACGGCCTCACGTTGAACTCGGGTATTTGCCTTTCCCGCTCTGGCTTCTCCAGAGCTTCTTGGCTCAAATCTTCAATCTCGTAATTTCTCTTCGCCACATAAGTGCCCGCCCAAATCACGGCGAAGGTTCCAATCAGAAGGGTGATTGTGAAAATGTCCCTTCTGACGTTGAAGAGTATCATAGCCGCAAGGACGAGCGAGAGAAGGAGCATTCCGATTTCAGCCATGGTGTTTCCCTTCTTCCAGGCCTCTTCCGAAAGGTATGTATTGCCCACCCTTAACCCGATGTTGCTGTTAATATTGTTTCGAAAGCAAAGGTCGAAAGGCCTGCAATTAAAACCATCGCCGTTGTAAAGGCCTCGAGTGGGATGTCGGGGTTCGTCACCACTGCTCCCTCCTTTCTATTATTCGAACTATCTCATTTATTTCACCCCTCAGCTCGGTTAGAACTTCCCTTCCAAGATCCGTAATTCTGTAATACTTCCTCGGCCTTCCGCCGACCTCGGCCCAGAAGTCCTCAACGAGTCCGTACTTCTTCAGGCTCTTGAGGAGGTCGTAGAGAGTTCCCTCGCTCGGAACAAGCCTTCCACTGCTCAGCTTCTCAAGCTCTTTCCTTATCGCATATCCGTGCATCTCTTCTCTCTTTTCTAAGAGAGAAAGGACTAAATAGGAGTAAAGACCGGAGCGTAAGTCCTTGAGAAGCTTTTTGAGTGCCCTTTCCTTTTTGTTACCAAGCAATCACTTCACCATATTACTTTTTCTTCCTCAGGCTTCTCGACCTTCACCCTGAGCGCGAGCGCTATTCCGGCAAAGATAACCTCGTGGCGTACATAAATGTCTCGCTCCCTGTTAGCTGGTAGTAGGCTGCCATTGAGTCAACGATCGTATGCAGACCGACGATTGCAATCAACCCTTTCTTTCCGAAGCCTTCCCTGTATGCGTAGGCGAGGAAGACCGTTGTCCCTACATGGAAGAACACGGCGAAGTAGCGCTCGATCTACGAGAGGAGGGCTGTGCTGACTGGAACATCCAGTGGGGTCTCGCTATCGCGGCAACGGCGGCGATTATTCCCACAAAGAAAGCCTCGGTGACGCCGAATCAAGCCCCACGAAGAGAGCAGTCCTCAGGTCTTTCCCTTTAACGAGAATGTATTTGGTGCCCTCTGGATGAGGCCAGCAACAAGGCCCAGCCACAGCGAGGCCGCTATGGTAAAGGCCGCCCCCTTGGCTATGACATCTGCGTTCGAGCGTATTCCCAGCGCCAGTAGAGGCAACTGCTGGATTGAGTTCTGGACGATTATCGCAATGAAGAATATCGCCAGCCCGAATACGAACTCTGACCACTTTGTCCTTTTGAAGCCTAAGAATTATATCGTGGTCCAAGCGAGCAAACCTCCCAGTATCGGGAACGGGAGGAGGTACATGGCAATCACTCCTTTTCCATGACCACCGCAGTACCGTAGGCGTAAACCTCAGCAACACTAGAACCGACGTTCGCAGTTGCGAAGCGGACGTTTACAACGGCGTTGGCTCCGAGCTCCTTGGCGTGGAGTACCATCCTTTTCAGGGCCTCCTCCCTGGCCTCGGCTATCATCTGGGTGTACTCTTTCACTTCGCCACCTTTTATGTTTCTAAAAACGGCCATTATGTCCCTGCCCAGGTGGGTGGCCTTAACTATTCCTCCCCTAGCTATTCCCCTGATCTCAACTATTCTGTATCCGGGCACGCTTTCGGTCGTAACTACTATGATGTCCTCCATAACGTCACCCCCAATACATCGGACTTCGAGGTATATTGGGTGTGAAAATATAAAAATATTTCCCCCTTTTTTGGGGAAGAATTTTAAGGCCTCATTATGAAGGCTCATTGGTGAGAGGATGCACGAGATAGATGAGCGAGAGATATTGAAAGTACTTGGAGAGCTTAAAGCTAAGCGCGTTCTTATCCAGACTCCCGAGGGCCTCAAGCACGAGGCTCAGTTTCTGGCCGACTTTCTTGAAGAGAACGGGATAGAGGCAATAATAAGCGGCGACATCAACTATGGTGCCTGTGACCCTGCTGATAGGGAGGCGAAGGCCCTCGGTTGCGACGCGCTCATTCATCTCGGCCACAGCTACATGAAGCTCAACCTTGAGGTTCCCACCCTCTTTGTTCCAGCCTTTGCCAAAGTTGACGTTCTTCCTGCGCTGGAGAAGAATCTGGACGAGATTAAAAAGCTCGGGAGGAAGATAGCGCTCGTTACAACCGCCCAGCACATACACCAGCTGGAAAGGGCCAGGGAGTTCCTTGAAAATGGTGGCTTTGAAGTCCTCGTAGGTGATGGCGACGGAAGGGTAAGCTGGCGCGGCCAGGTTATCGGTTGCAACTTCACCGCCGCCAAAGTTGACGCCGATGGGGTGCTTTTCATTGGTGCTGGATACTTCCACCCGGTTGGAGTTGCCCTGGCAGTCAGGAAGCCCACCCTAGCGGTAAACCCCTACAGTAGGGATGCGATATGGATGAATGAAGAGGCCGAATGGATAATACGAAAGCGCTGGGCCCAGATAGCGAAGGCTTACGATGTGGAAAAGTTCGGTGTCGTTGTAAGCACCAAGAAGGGGCAGCTTCGTCTGGGGGAGGCGAGGAGAATAATTAAGCTCCTCCGCGAGCACGGGAAGTACGCGAGGCTCATAGCCATGAACCACATAAGCTATCCCGCTCTCGAAGGCTTTGACTTCGATGCCTATGTGGTAGTGGCCTGTCCAAGGGTGCCCATAGACGACGTCGAGAACTGGAGAAAGCCGGTTCTAACTCCACCTGAGGTGGAACTCCTCCTTGGCCTGCGCGAGGACTACGAGTTCGATGAAATCTTCGGGGGGAAGCGGGATAAGAACGAACCTTTTGGCATAGCCCTCCACGGGGTGAGAGGTTGAGGAAAAAGCACCTTGCGATGATCCTTTCAAGGTTGAAAGGCTTTCCACAGCCGAAACCCGAATTGGAGCAGTACAGAACCCCAGGAGACGTTGCGGCAGAATTGCTCTGGCTGGCTCACTCCATTGGAGACATTGAAGGTAAAGTCATCGCGGATTTGGGTGCCGGGACTGGAGTTCTGAGTGCCGGCGCATGCCTGATGGGGGCTGAAAGAGTCTACGCCGTTGAAATCGACGGGAAGGCTTTAAGAATCGCCAGGGAGAACGTCGAATCTCTCAGCCTTGAGAACTGTGTTGAGTTCGTGAACTTTGACGTCTCGGATTTTGCCCTCCGTGTTGATACTGTGGTAATGAACCCTCCCTTTGGCAGCCAGGTGAAGCATGCCGACAGACCCTTTCTTATGAGGGCCTTTGGGATAAGTGACGTTGTCTATTCCATTCACCTCGCGAAGCCTGAGGTGAGAAGGTTCATTGAAACGTTCGTTAGAGATGCTGGTTTTTCAATAACTCATAGGATAACTATTCCTTTTGAGATTCCCGCCCAATTCTTCTTCCATCGAAAGAGACTGGAGAGGATTCTGGTCGATATTTACAGGTTCGAGAGGACTTAAAATACCGACTGGCGAAAAGAATATATTGGATAACCCCCAACCAATAGTAGTTGCTATAATCGATGGTGGTGACTGTAATGGGTGGTGTCTCTACCGATAAAATAATGGAGCTGATACTTTCTTGGCAGATGATGGATGCGGTTGAACTGTCTCGGGGTAGTGAGGAGGCACTTCTAGCACTTATTGACCTTGCTAGGGAGGAAGATAGAACCATAAAGATGAGGGCCCTTGCCGCGCTCGAGGAGGTTCTTAATGGGACCGACAGAAAGACGAAGTCTCTAATATTGAAGAGCGGTTTCGATGCAATAGTGGAGGCCCTCCATGAAGGAGATGAGCGACTTAACATGAGGGCCCTTAGGGTTTTAAAACGTCTGGTTGGGGAAACTCCCCTGCGGGAAAAACAGCTGGTGGACCTCGTGGATGCACTCGCTTCACTGGTTTCCAGGGGCGAAGGCCTGGCATGGCTCGAGGCGGTGGAGCTTGCGGCGAAGATATCCGTGCCCTCTCCCCCCGATGGAGTGCTCTCCCGCATGGCGTCTCTCCTCAACTCGCCTAACCTCCACGGAAAGGCACTGGCTTTGAGGCTGCTTCTCAACATGGGGCAACCGTCAAGTGAAAACTGGGGCCTTATCCTCAGGGGGACGGCGGAGCTCATAAGGAGTGGGAATCCTCTCCTCGTAGAAGTTGCCCTAGATGCATTGGCAGACATACTAAAGCTCCCGAGTACTATTCCTATGGAGGGAGTTCTTCGGGAAATTCTTCCGGTTCTCAAAGAGCTTACAAAGACCGCCGATAACTTAGTCCTGCGCGCGAGGGCCGGTGAAATTCTGGGGCTTTTGGAGGGCGCACTTTACAGTTACTACCGTTCGAGGCCGGAGGAAGCCAGGAATGTTGTTAAGAAGTTCCTGAACGCGGGTCTCATTGATGAAGCAATGATTCTCGCTCTGGTTGTGGGGGACTCTTCTCTGTTGCTTGGAGTCGACGGTGAAATGCAGCCTCCCGACGTGCTTGGTGGGACGTTCGATAAACTGCCTGGGTCACCGCGCGGGCCATAGTGCTTGCCACTCCTCACTTCCCCGGGAGTTGTGGAGGACCTAGTTAGTTAGGAGAACCACTTAAAATTTGTAAAGCGAAAAGCGAAATTAATATATGTTCGAAATTTGAATTATCTACTGTAATGTCCCCGCGCAACACTCTATCAAAAGCCGAGCTCAGAGAGATTGTGCTTTCCTGGCAGATATTGGAGACGGTGAGACTGGCCTCCGAGGATGAGGGCCTTCTAATTCTCATTCTGGATCTTGCCAGGGAGCGGGATGATATCACGCGCCTTAGGGCGTTCATGGCCCTTAACGAGATTTTCAAAAGAACTGGTGGGGATGTGAAGAGCCGGGTTCTAAAGAACCATCTGGATGTGTTTATTGATACACTGACTGACGAAAACGAGAGAATAGTAATGAAGGCGCTTCGTGCTTTGGGGCACCTGGTTGAGGGTATTCCCCTTGAAGAGAAGGAATTCCTGGAGATAACAGAGGTTTTAACGAATCTTGTGGAAAATTCAAATCGTGACATAGTGACGCTGGAAGCTATTGACGTGCTCTCAAAAGTTCGGCCAGTCAGAATGTCCGAATCCATAAACACCAAGATCAATAAACTCATCGGTTCCGATGACCCATACTTAAAAACGATAGGGCTACGTCTTCTTGCCAATTCTTTTATTCCCTCTGACGACGTGGATGCTTTGAGACTCCTGCTTACTGAGGCATATACTCTCCTCTTTAGTGGAGAAGATTTCCTTTTGGAGTTGATTCTCGATGTGTTGGGGGATGTTATGAAGTACCCTCTTCCTGCGGACGTAAAAGATGAGGTCGTGAGAATCTCTAAAGTTGTGGGGGAGTTAATCCACCAAAAAGAGGATCCTCTGGTGCGTATAAAAGCCAAGGAGGTCTCTGGACGAGTTACATCTTTTATTTCTAGTTCACAGTCTGTCGGGGAGTTTCGCAGGTTTTAAAACTCTAACCTCAAGAATTCCTTGAGGGGTGCAAAGTTGGGGAAGCTCAAACTGAGCGATAGGCAGCTCTACGCGCTGATCGAGGCGGTAAAACTCGGTGAGGAGATCAAACCAAGCCAGAGTGCCAAGAGAAAGGCCTTCGCGAAATACCGAATCGATGGGTGGGAGAATTCGAAGCTTACCGGTATCTTCTATTCAATTCAGCGGAGGCTCGGCCTGATAGACGAGATAATCGAGGAGCTGGTCGGAGTTTCGCCCTACATCCTCGACCCCTGGCTGAGGACGACGCTTAGGGTTGCCGTGGAGGTTGCCGTCTTCAGGGACCCGAGCGAGAAGACTAGGAGGCATTTGAAGGGCCTCGCCCAGTTTCTCTCGAGAAGAACACATCCATTCGTGGGCTATTACTACTATGACCTTCTCCCGAGGGTTCTGGAATACGTCCCCCAGCTTGACACCGAGGAGAAACGCCTCGAATGGGAATACCTGTTTCCCGAGTGGTTTATCCACAGGGTGAGGGAGCTCGTTGGGGAGGAAGCAGAGGAACTTCTCAAGGCCCTTAACGAGACCCTGCCAACGAGCATAAGGGTGAATCTCCTCAAGGCGAGCGTGGATGAGGTCGAGGACTACCTGAGGAATAAGGAAGTGCGCTTCGAGAGGAGCGAGAGGATTGAGACCGTTCTGAGAATCCTTGACCCATTCAATCCTAAGTGGCTCTTCAACAAGGGGCTTGCTATACCACAGGAAGAGGCAGCAGCGGTCGCCTCGCTCGTTTTGGCTCCCGAACTCGGGGAAACGGTGGTCGATTTGGCGGCCGCTCCCGGAGGCAAGACCGCCCACATGGCTGAGCTTATGAGAAACGAAGGAAGCATTTATGCCTTCGACGTTGATAGAGCAAGGATAAAGCGCATGAAGGAAATTCTAAGGAGAGCTGGCGTTAAGATAGCTGAAGTAATCAAGGCCGACGGGAGGAGGGCTCCAGAAATCCTCGGGGAGGAGATAGCTGACAGAGTTCTTCTCGATGCCCCCTGCACGAGCGATGGAACCATAGCGAAAAATCCCGAGCTGAGATGGCGCCTCAGGGAGAAGAACATCCCTAAGGTCGTTTCCCTTCAGAGGGAGCTCATCGAGAGCGCCTGGAAGCTGTTGAAACATGGAGGAAGGATGCTCTACTCAACCTGCTCGATGCTGCCAGAGGAGAACGAAGAGCTAATTGAATGGTTCCTGGGGAGGCACGATGATGCCCGTTTGGTTCCCCTGAAGGGCCCCTATGATGAGGGATTCCTGCCCGGAACGATGAGGGCCTGGCCCCATAGGCACAGGACGATAAGCTTCTTCTATGCCCTGCTAGAAAAGAAGAAGTAGGGGTTCAGGTCTCCTTTTCGAGTTTTATCCTCAGCGGCTCTGCGAACCAATTAACGCGCTGCGGGAAGGGTATCTCTATGCCGGCCTCGTCAAGGGCCTTCTTCACTTTTGATATCAGCTCCGTTTTGACGTTGAACCATTTCTCACTCGGAGCCCATGCCCGGATCGAGAGTATAACCGCGTTGTCCCCAAGGTCTTCAACGAAAATGAGGGGCTCTGGTTCCGCCAGGACCAGGGGCATCTTGTCGAGGGTTTCCCTTATCACCTCGATGGCCTTTTCGATGTCTGCACTGTAGGCTATGCCGATCCTTACGTCCACCCTTCTGGCGGGGTACCCCTGGAGGTTGATTATGTTGCTGTTGAAGAGCTTTTCGTTTGGAATTCTGATAAGGGTGCCGTCCCAGGCCCGAATCCGAGTCGACAGGATTCTTATGTCCTCCACAACGCCCCCGAGCTCGCCTATTTTCACTGGGTCGCCGATGTTAAGGGGCTTATCGAAGTACATGAAGAGTCCGGAGATGAAGTTCGAAACTACAGTCTGGGCTGAAAAACCGAGGACGATACCTGTTATTCCCGCCGCGGCGAGAAGGGCGCTCAGTTGAGTGCTGACTCCTGCAAAGTTGAGACTCAAAAAGAACGCCACGGTGATGAAGGTATAGTAGAATATCTTGGCCTTTATCTGCACGTCTGGGGAGGGCCTCCTGCCCGCGCTCATGATGAAGTAATCCTTGGACTTCCTGGCTATTAAGTAGGCGAAGTAAAAGAAGCCGACCGCGAAGGTTATGTTCCCGACCGTCGTCCGCAATATCGGGTAAGCCATTAAACCAATCTCAAAGAGGGACCATGTTATTCCCCCAAGGACGAACATGCGGAACACTATATCAGCGGTGTCCTCGTTGATTATCCACGTGAGGCTGGTCTCCTTTGATTCCCTGATTATGATTTTTCTGAGGGTCCTTCCAAGGATTATCATGGCAACTAGGATAACAACTGCCTTGATGGCCGTTTCTAATGTTATCCCAGCCAGTATTGGTTTCTCCAGGCCAGTGGGGAGAGTTGTGGTGGTATTATCCGTTAAGTTTGCCATTCTCACCACCTCATCTTGAAGTTTGGTAGCGGTTCTGCCCTGTGGGTGGCCTTCAATGTTCCATCGGGCGGGTTTCCAGTGTTGTTGACCTCATAGGGCTCTTTGGTTGTCAGTATTACGAGCGGGTAGTATGCCCTCTCCGGGGAGTAGAACATGACGCTGTTCCTTATCGGGATGACGATCTTATCGACGAGCTTCCACTCGTCGGTTGGATTGTTTATCACGAGCTTTATAACACCGAGCTCATCGGGTGTTCTCTCGAGAAACTCGCTCACATGATAGCGCGCTATTACACCTACGTTATCCTGGCCGTAGAGCGCGTACTTCTCCCTACCGATCACGAAGCGGTCTATCATAACGTCTCCACTTTTGACTTCTATATCTATTGGAGTGGATAGGTAGCCTGTGAGCCTCTCCTTGGGTGGAATGGATAATCTGGACGAGAACTTCACCATGAGAAACTTGACTCCATAGCCCGTGGCAGGTGAGGGGAGTACATTAAACGCCCCTTTGCCCCGTTTTATCAGAACCCGAACATTGTCCCGCTTGTAGAGGATTTTATCCCCGGGCATCTCTACGAGGTGTATTTTTTTGTTGAGGATTTTGATGAACTGCGTTTTGAGCTCGTGCTCTCCAAACATGGATAAAAATTGGGGTTCAAGGATTTAAAGTTTGCCTGGAAATGTGGAAAAATTGGCAAAATAACGGAAGGGCCTCAGACCTTCTCGAAGCCTATGCCATAGAGCTTGAGGTAGGTGTACATGTTGGTTCCCAGGCAATGAAAACGTAAGTATCGCTGTATCCTCCCGTTTCTGAATGGGTTTCGCTCTTCGTGTACTGATGCTCTCCAGTATGGGCGGAGGAAGTGTCTCCTCCGCTTATGCAGCTGTTAGCACTCACAAAAAGCAAAATCACCAAGAAAATTGCAGAAACTACTTTACCTTTTTTCATAATATCTCGACCTTTTCCTTAGGTTATACCTACCATATAGTTGAAATATTTAAACATTAGCTACGGTGTAAGGTCGTCTTCATAGGTTTT
Coding sequences within:
- a CDS encoding METTL5 family protein, with protein sequence MRKKHLAMILSRLKGFPQPKPELEQYRTPGDVAAELLWLAHSIGDIEGKVIADLGAGTGVLSAGACLMGAERVYAVEIDGKALRIARENVESLSLENCVEFVNFDVSDFALRVDTVVMNPPFGSQVKHADRPFLMRAFGISDVVYSIHLAKPEVRRFIETFVRDAGFSITHRITIPFEIPAQFFFHRKRLERILVDIYRFERT
- a CDS encoding RsmB/NOP family class I SAM-dependent RNA methyltransferase, coding for MGKLKLSDRQLYALIEAVKLGEEIKPSQSAKRKAFAKYRIDGWENSKLTGIFYSIQRRLGLIDEIIEELVGVSPYILDPWLRTTLRVAVEVAVFRDPSEKTRRHLKGLAQFLSRRTHPFVGYYYYDLLPRVLEYVPQLDTEEKRLEWEYLFPEWFIHRVRELVGEEAEELLKALNETLPTSIRVNLLKASVDEVEDYLRNKEVRFERSERIETVLRILDPFNPKWLFNKGLAIPQEEAAAVASLVLAPELGETVVDLAAAPGGKTAHMAELMRNEGSIYAFDVDRARIKRMKEILRRAGVKIAEVIKADGRRAPEILGEEIADRVLLDAPCTSDGTIAKNPELRWRLREKNIPKVVSLQRELIESAWKLLKHGGRMLYSTCSMLPEENEELIEWFLGRHDDARLVPLKGPYDEGFLPGTMRAWPHRHRTISFFYALLEKKK
- a CDS encoding mechanosensitive ion channel family protein, with protein sequence MANLTDNTTTTLPTGLEKPILAGITLETAIKAVVILVAMIILGRTLRKIIIRESKETSLTWIINEDTADIVFRMFVLGGITWSLFEIGLMAYPILRTTVGNITFAVGFFYFAYLIARKSKDYFIMSAGRRPSPDVQIKAKIFYYTFITVAFFLSLNFAGVSTQLSALLAAAGITGIVLGFSAQTVVSNFISGLFMYFDKPLNIGDPVKIGELGGVVEDIRILSTRIRAWDGTLIRIPNEKLFNSNIINLQGYPARRVDVRIGIAYSADIEKAIEVIRETLDKMPLVLAEPEPLIFVEDLGDNAVILSIRAWAPSEKWFNVKTELISKVKKALDEAGIEIPFPQRVNWFAEPLRIKLEKET
- a CDS encoding DUF432 domain-containing protein; protein product: MFGEHELKTQFIKILNKKIHLVEMPGDKILYKRDNVRVLIKRGKGAFNVLPSPATGYGVKFLMVKFSSRLSIPPKERLTGYLSTPIDIEVKSGDVMIDRFVIGREKYALYGQDNVGVIARYHVSEFLERTPDELGVIKLVINNPTDEWKLVDKIVIPIRNSVMFYSPERAYYPLVILTTKEPYEVNNTGNPPDGTLKATHRAEPLPNFKMRW